The Candidatus Methylomirabilis sp. genome segment GGGTACTGGCTCATCGTGCGGCACCGAGGTCAACAGGCGCACTACGGTCTCCATGGAGCGCTGCCCCCGCCTGCGCTTCGCTTGGCGGAGCAGGAGGCTCCCCTGGAGGAAGTGGGCCGGTGCGAACTCCGGGGCCAGGTAGATGGCCCGGCGAAGCGCTTCCAGGGCCGCGGGGACTTCTCCCCGCTCCTGACAGATCGCTGCCAGCAGGAAGTGCGTCTCCGGGTTGAGGCGATCTCGCCCCACTGCGGCCTGACAGAGATGGCGGGCCTGCTCCAGGTCGCCCCGGTCTGCCAGGGTGCGGGCTCGCCGGAGGAGAGTAGCTGGGTCCGGCAGGTCTTCGGCCTGCGCCGTGGAGGGGGAGGGGACCGGCGCCTGCGGCGTGGCCGCCGCTTCCAGCGCGGGCGCAAAGGGGAAAGGATCCGGGTGGGCGGGGAAGCCTGTCTCGGGCTGCCAGCTCGCGACCGGCGGACTGAAGGAAGCGGACTCCTTCCTGTAGAAAATGGCGCCGGGGAAATTGACGGGAACCAACGGGTGGAGGAGCTCGGTGGAAGCCTCGGCCGGGTTCACCACCAGCCATCCTCCCGGCACCAGCGCCATCCGGAGCCGTGTGACCGCCGCGTGTTGCGCCTCACGGGTGAAGTACATGAGCACGTTGCGGCAGACGATCAGATCCATGGCGGCAGTGTTTGTCACCATGGCCGGGTAGGTCCCCTCGGCGAGATTGAGCGGTGCAAAGGCGACCATCCGCCGAATCCTCGTGTCGAGCTCGAAGGTTCCCCCGCCCCGGGAGTGGAAGTACCGATCTCGGATCCAGGCGGGCGTGTCCCGGAGGGCCCACTCCCGGTAGCGCCTCTGCTGGGCCGCCTCCAGGGCGTCGGGGTTGATGTCGCTGGCCAGGATGGTCAAAGCCCACTCGGAGCGGTCGGGCAGCAGGCGATCCAGCAGGATGGCAAGCGAGTACGGCTCCTCCCCGGTGGCGCACCCGGCGCTCCAGAGCCGAAGGCGCAGGATGCCCTCTGCACGGCGGGTCGCGATGAGGGGGGGAGGACCTGCTGCTCCAGCGCCTCGAAGCAGGAGCGGTCGCGGAAGAAGTAGGTCTCGCCCACCGTGAGATGGCTGGCGAGCCGCCTCCACTCCGGGCTCTCGTCCGGCAAGTTCGCCAGCCAGGCCAGGTAGGCTTCCGGCGCCGGGACCGCTGCGGCGCGCCAGGCCCGGGCCAGGCCCCGTTCCAGGTCCGCCTGGCGACGTTCCGGGAAGTCCAGGCCCAAGCGGGTGGCAATGAGGGTCCGTGCCTGACGGCACACCTCCACCGATAGGCTCACCGCCGAATCTCCTGGAGCGCTTCTGTCAGGACGTGCTCTTCATCCAGAGAGAGGAAGGCGTCCAGGTCCTGGATGAAGAGCAGGCCGTCTTCGAGCGCCGCGATCCCCGCAACGTGACCGATGCCCGGGAGAACCCGCCCGGGCTCCGCCACGGCCTCCGCTGGCACTTCCCTGACGCCCAGAACCTCGTCGACCGGCAGTGCCACAGTGCGGCGTATTGTGCGCGCCACCACGAGATGGGCGCTCGGGCCGTAGTCGCGGGGAGGGAGGCCGAATCGGCGGCGGATATCGAGGACCGGGATCACCGTGCCGTGGAGGTTGATCACGCCGAGGGCGACGTCCGGAGCTTTCGGCAGGGGCGACACAGCTACCATTGGCAGGATCCGCTCCGTCGCGGGCAGGGGAAGGGCGTAGCGCTGCGCCTCGATGGTGAAAACGACGAGCCCAAGCACCGAGCTCTGGGGGGTGGTACCGACGGAGCCACTGCGCGTTGGCGTCATGGCCGTCGCTCGGGGCACCGGCGGGGCTGCCAGGATTGCGGCCGCGAGGCGGGCCGTGGGCGTAAAGAAGCAGGCGTGGGAGGGAGCGTTAGCAGGTCCGGTACTCCTTCATCCGCCGGGTGACCGTCCGGCGGGAGATGCCCAGGGCCCGGGCGGCCTTGTCCGGGTCGTTGCGGTGGAGGCGCAGGGCCCGCAGGATGAGCTCCTGTTCCACTTCGGCAAGGGTGGGGAGCCGCTCCGCGGGGTGGGCAGGCTTCCCGGCGGGGGAGAGGTCCGGGAGATCTGCCACCGTAATCTGGCCGGTGGCCCCAAGCGCGTACGCGCGCTCGAGGAGGTTCTCCAGCTCGCGCACGTTCCCGGGGAAGTGGTAGGCCATCAGCGCGGCCATCGCCTCGGGGCTCGCCCCCTGCACGTCCCGCCCGAACCGCTCGTTGAACTGCCGGAGGAAGTGGGCGACCAGCGCGGGGACGTCCGACTTCCGCTCCCGGAGGGGGGGGATCACGATCCGGATGACGTTGAGCCGGTAGAAGAGGTCCACCCGGAAGCTCCCCTCCCGGAGGGCATCCTCCAGCCGCCGGTTGCTGGCGGCGATGATGCGGACGTCCACCGGGTGCATCCGGGTGGAGCCGACGGGGCGGACCCGCTTCTCGTCGAGCACCCGGAGGAGCTTGATCTGGAGCCGCGGCGGGAGCTCGGCGACCTCGTCGAGGAAGAGGGTACCGCTGTGGGCCGAGCGGAGGAGTCCCAGGGTATCGTTCACGGCCCCGGTGAAGGCGCCGCGGACGTGGCCGAAGAACTCCGACTCCAGGAGGTCGGGGGGGATGGCGCCGCAGTTGACCGCGACGAACGGCCGGCGGCCGCGGGGGGAACCCCGGTGGATGGCCGCCGCCACGAGCTCCTTGCCGGTGCCGCTCTCCCCCTCGATCAGGACCGGCGAGGCGGTCGCGGCGATCCGGGGGATCATCTCCTTGACGCGCGTCATCTGGGGAGAGACCCCCACCAACTCTTTGTCGCTCGCCGGGAGGCGGTCCCCGAGGAGGCTGGGGAGCGTGCTCGGGCTTTCGCGCCGCGCACGCCAGGCCTCCAGGCTGGAGCCCTCCCGGCCGTCGTCGCCGGCCCCGTTGCCCCCCGGCGCCGCCGGGGGACGGGCCTGCGGGGCGGCCGGCTCCGTGACCCCGTCAGGTGACGTTTCGGCGCGCGGTACTTCGTGGGGAAGTTCGAGCTCGCTCATGCCTCGTCTCCAGCCCTCTGCAAGCAGGCCTCCTCGTTTCCTTCTCAGCGCTGGTCTCCCTCCCGAGCGCTCTTGCTTCGATGGGCTTGTCTGGGGGTACCGGCGAGGGCCACCCGCGTGATCGCCGGCACCAGGGCGGTGGTCAGGTCGGTCTTGGAGACGAACTCGTCCGCCCCCGCGTCGAGGGCCGCCTGCCGGTACCTGATCGGGTCGAGCAGGGTGAGCGCGATGATGCCGACGTCGGGGAGGATCCGCCGCAGGCGGGGGATGGCCTTCAATCCGGTGAGATTGGGCATAGCCAGGTCGAGCAGGACCGTTTGCGGCTGAAGGGCGCGTGCTTGCGCCAGGCCCTCTTCGCTCCCGTTGGCTGTGCCGACCACGGTCACCTCGCTCTGGTGGTGCTGCTGCAGAAACTCTTGAAGAATGCGCAGGAAGGTAGAATTGTCGTCCACGAGCAGGACGGAAATCGGCATCATGCCTTCCTCTCCGAGAGCCGGGCCGGTCCCTGGAAGGAGGGACAAGAGCCAAAGTATCGAATGGGCAGGCGCATGCTGTCTATCCGGAGCCCTACGGAGTTCGCCCGCAAAAGTCCCGTATTTTTCGCAGCGAGAAGCTCGTATTGTCCACCAGGACTCAGGTGCCGTGGCTGGGGCTGACCGGGAGGAGGAGAGCGGGGCGGACGAGCCTACTGTGCGATCACCTTTCTTCTACGGCGAGAATCCCCCGCCGGAGGGCGTACCGGATCAGGTCGGTCTGGGTCTTGAGGCGGAGCTTGCGCATCAGGTTGGCCCGGTGGGTCTCCGCCGTACGCGGGCTGATCCCGAGCCGGGCCGCGATCTCGGCGTGGCTG includes the following:
- a CDS encoding LuxR C-terminal-related transcriptional regulator, with the translated sequence MAARLGISPRTAETHRANLMRKLRLKTQTDLIRYALRRGILAVEER
- a CDS encoding response regulator transcription factor — encoded protein: MMPISVLLVDDNSTFLRILQEFLQQHHQSEVTVVGTANGSEEGLAQARALQPQTVLLDLAMPNLTGLKAIPRLRRILPDVGIIALTLLDPIRYRQAALDAGADEFVSKTDLTTALVPAITRVALAGTPRQAHRSKSAREGDQR
- a CDS encoding chemotaxis protein CheW yields the protein MTPTRSGSVGTTPQSSVLGLVVFTIEAQRYALPLPATERILPMVAVSPLPKAPDVALGVINLHGTVIPVLDIRRRFGLPPRDYGPSAHLVVARTIRRTVALPVDEVLGVREVPAEAVAEPGRVLPGIGHVAGIAALEDGLLFIQDLDAFLSLDEEHVLTEALQEIRR
- a CDS encoding CheR family methyltransferase, with the translated sequence MLRLRLWSAGCATGEEPYSLAILLDRLLPDRSEWALTILASDINPDALEAAQQRRYREWALRDTPAWIRDRYFHSRGGGTFELDTRIRRMVAFAPLNLAEGTYPAMVTNTAAMDLIVCRNVLMYFTREAQHAAVTRLRMALVPGGWLVVNPAEASTELLHPLVPVNFPGAIFYRKESASFSPPVASWQPETGFPAHPDPFPFAPALEAAATPQAPVPSPSTAQAEDLPDPATLLRRARTLADRGDLEQARHLCQAAVGRDRLNPETHFLLAAICQERGEVPAALEALRRAIYLAPEFAPAHFLQGSLLLRQAKRRRGQRSMETVVRLLTSVPHDEPVPGSDGLTAGRLLEMARAYLEVR
- a CDS encoding sigma 54-interacting transcriptional regulator: MSELELPHEVPRAETSPDGVTEPAAPQARPPAAPGGNGAGDDGREGSSLEAWRARRESPSTLPSLLGDRLPASDKELVGVSPQMTRVKEMIPRIAATASPVLIEGESGTGKELVAAAIHRGSPRGRRPFVAVNCGAIPPDLLESEFFGHVRGAFTGAVNDTLGLLRSAHSGTLFLDEVAELPPRLQIKLLRVLDEKRVRPVGSTRMHPVDVRIIAASNRRLEDALREGSFRVDLFYRLNVIRIVIPPLRERKSDVPALVAHFLRQFNERFGRDVQGASPEAMAALMAYHFPGNVRELENLLERAYALGATGQITVADLPDLSPAGKPAHPAERLPTLAEVEQELILRALRLHRNDPDKAARALGISRRTVTRRMKEYRTC